In Deltaproteobacteria bacterium, a genomic segment contains:
- a CDS encoding NTP transferase domain-containing protein, which yields MDHTPHHAIILAGGLGIRLWPLSRSDRPKQFLRFGTMKTLLQHTFDRLTPLFPKERIWVVAKPAHRQEVLEELPDMDPQRLLLEPCPKGTAAAVTWACASVHALYPGATLGIFPSDHIIDNEEGFRAVLARGLKWAGGHPDICLFGIPPDWPETDYGYIESTHPCQTQVTGPCAVRAFHEKPDRKTAEGYVASGCHFWNSGIFAFSTATFIETVQKTDPALHGRLMDLIEAGPSEEKELYAGLPDTSLDTAIMEKASNLVVFPCAVGWQDMGLWETVFRTLPIDEAGNAVKGEAVTIDCSRSLFYATGEILIAAVGLRDMIVVANRNTILVCPRNRRSEVRRAVEEIKKRGLDRNL from the coding sequence ATGGATCATACACCTCATCACGCGATCATACTCGCCGGCGGGCTCGGCATACGCCTGTGGCCCCTGAGCCGGTCGGACCGTCCCAAGCAATTCCTTCGTTTTGGGACCATGAAGACCCTCCTGCAGCACACGTTCGATCGACTCACACCCCTCTTCCCTAAGGAACGAATATGGGTGGTGGCAAAACCTGCGCACCGGCAGGAGGTCCTCGAAGAACTCCCGGACATGGACCCCCAACGCCTCCTCCTCGAGCCATGCCCCAAGGGGACGGCAGCAGCAGTCACCTGGGCGTGCGCCAGCGTTCACGCCCTCTACCCAGGTGCGACCCTGGGGATCTTCCCTTCGGACCACATCATCGACAACGAGGAGGGATTTCGGGCCGTCCTCGCCCGTGGCCTTAAGTGGGCTGGCGGACATCCCGACATCTGTCTCTTCGGCATCCCCCCCGACTGGCCGGAGACCGACTACGGTTATATCGAGTCCACGCATCCATGTCAGACCCAGGTCACAGGACCCTGCGCCGTCAGGGCCTTTCACGAAAAACCCGACAGGAAGACCGCTGAGGGCTATGTGGCGTCCGGATGCCACTTTTGGAACAGCGGGATCTTTGCGTTCTCGACTGCCACATTCATCGAGACGGTGCAAAAAACAGATCCTGCCCTTCACGGCCGGCTTATGGACCTTATTGAGGCAGGCCCTTCCGAGGAAAAGGAGTTATATGCCGGGCTGCCCGATACGTCCCTTGACACCGCGATCATGGAAAAGGCATCGAATCTCGTCGTCTTTCCGTGCGCTGTGGGCTGGCAGGACATGGGCCTCTGGGAGACGGTCTTTCGGACCCTGCCCATTGACGAGGCCGGAAACGCCGTCAAGGGTGAGGCAGTCACCATCGACTGCTCGCGGTCCCTTTTCTACGCGACAGGGGAAATCCTGATAGCGGCCGTCGGTCTTCGCGACATGATTGTGGTAGCGAACCGTAACACCATCCTCGTATGCCCGCGCAATCGCCGCTCAGAGGTCAGGAGGGCCGTTGAAGAGATAAAAAAACGCGGCCTCGACCGAAACCTGTAA
- the rplM gene encoding 50S ribosomal protein L13, whose protein sequence is MKTPLPREDSILRKWYVIDAENQVLGRLASQIAFRLRGKHKPIFTPHLDTGDYIIVLNAEKVRLTGNKMDDKMYYRHTGYLGHLKSASARQMLDKKPAEVLRLAVRRMLPKNRLGRHLLKKLKIYAGSSHPHVAQIPEKLEIATR, encoded by the coding sequence ATGAAGACGCCTCTTCCCCGGGAGGATTCGATCCTCCGGAAATGGTATGTCATTGATGCAGAGAACCAGGTTCTCGGCCGTCTTGCCTCCCAGATCGCCTTTCGCCTTCGCGGAAAGCACAAACCCATCTTTACCCCCCATCTCGACACCGGCGATTACATCATCGTCTTGAATGCGGAAAAGGTGAGGCTCACGGGCAACAAGATGGACGACAAGATGTATTACCGGCACACCGGGTACCTCGGTCATCTCAAATCCGCCTCAGCCCGGCAGATGCTCGACAAGAAGCCCGCAGAGGTCCTCCGGCTCGCTGTCCGGCGCATGCTTCCCAAGAACCGGCTCGGGCGTCATCTGCTCAAGAAGCTCAAGATCTATGCCGGTTCATCCCATCCCCATGTGGCCCAGATACCCGAAAAGCTCGAAATTGCTACTCGATAA
- the tadA gene encoding Flp pilus assembly complex ATPase component TadA, whose translation MYHTVEDVNNQKAQPTHPYLDASYIFGLLARNGLLGQEKIQELAAKLAIPRRKGQDLVQWLDSLAIPLSAKDGDILDETRILQAISQDRGWMFRRLDPLRLDMDVVTKTLPASFARRRFVLPYAWQGKELEIVCYDPLDKELEEDLRRVVKAPIRISVTPRKDIERIIQEFFDFRQSIAAAQNVLVSPTVDISNLEQYVRLTSPEGGPTDAYIQRAVDHLFHYALDQRASDIHIEPKREETWVRLRIDGILHTVYRLPKVVHEAICSRIKAISRLDVAEKRRPQDGRIKIAWKDTEAEVRVSTVPVSFGEKIVLRLQSAEILFKDLDELGFSPRDLEVYERFLARRHGIVLITGPTGSGKSTTLYSTLRHLATPEVNIVSVEDPVEMVHEDFNQIAVQPQIDVTFATILRNILRQDPDIIMIGEIRDLETAEHAVQAALTGHLVFSTLHTNDAVGAVTRLRDLGLAPYLISSTLIGVVAQRLVRLVCPSCREPVHHPASVLSAFVSDPPKEGITGWAGRGCSRCRGTGYFGRIGIYEVFPVSDVVKGLIHDGAPETALRRQAFSEGVTPLAADGFRKLKEGMTTLEELIRVVGGGVTY comes from the coding sequence ATGTACCATACGGTCGAAGACGTTAACAACCAGAAGGCCCAGCCTACCCATCCCTATTTAGACGCATCATATATCTTTGGACTTCTCGCCCGAAACGGTCTCCTTGGCCAGGAAAAGATCCAGGAGCTTGCGGCCAAACTCGCGATCCCCAGGCGCAAAGGCCAGGACCTGGTCCAGTGGCTCGATTCTCTGGCCATCCCCCTTTCTGCCAAAGACGGAGATATCCTTGACGAGACACGGATCCTCCAGGCCATTTCCCAGGATCGGGGCTGGATGTTTCGCCGTCTCGACCCCTTGCGCCTTGACATGGACGTGGTGACCAAGACCCTTCCTGCATCCTTTGCCCGCAGGCGATTCGTCCTTCCTTACGCCTGGCAAGGGAAAGAACTCGAAATCGTCTGCTACGATCCCCTTGACAAGGAGCTCGAAGAGGACCTCCGGAGGGTAGTTAAGGCCCCCATCCGGATCTCAGTCACACCGAGAAAGGACATCGAGCGTATCATCCAGGAATTTTTCGACTTCAGGCAATCCATTGCTGCGGCACAGAACGTCCTGGTCTCCCCCACAGTGGACATCTCGAACCTGGAGCAGTATGTGCGGCTCACGTCCCCAGAGGGAGGCCCGACGGACGCCTACATCCAGAGGGCCGTTGACCACCTCTTCCACTACGCCCTGGATCAGAGGGCAAGCGACATACACATCGAGCCCAAACGGGAGGAGACCTGGGTACGCCTCCGCATAGATGGCATCCTCCACACGGTGTACCGGCTGCCAAAGGTGGTGCATGAGGCCATCTGCTCCCGGATCAAGGCCATATCCCGTCTTGACGTGGCCGAGAAGAGACGGCCCCAGGACGGGCGTATCAAGATCGCGTGGAAGGATACAGAGGCGGAGGTCCGGGTCTCGACTGTTCCCGTCTCCTTCGGCGAAAAGATCGTGCTGCGCCTCCAGAGCGCGGAGATCCTCTTTAAAGACCTTGATGAGCTGGGATTTTCCCCGAGGGACTTAGAGGTCTACGAAAGGTTTCTGGCCCGGCGCCATGGGATCGTCCTCATCACCGGCCCGACCGGAAGCGGAAAGTCCACGACCCTCTATTCCACACTCAGGCATCTGGCCACCCCGGAGGTGAACATAGTGAGCGTGGAGGATCCGGTGGAGATGGTCCACGAGGACTTCAACCAGATAGCGGTCCAGCCCCAAATCGATGTCACCTTTGCGACTATACTTCGAAACATCCTGAGACAGGACCCGGACATCATCATGATTGGTGAGATCCGTGACCTCGAGACCGCCGAACACGCGGTGCAGGCGGCCCTTACCGGGCACCTCGTCTTTTCGACCCTCCATACCAATGACGCAGTGGGCGCGGTCACCCGTCTCAGGGACCTGGGGCTGGCCCCCTACCTCATTTCCTCGACCCTGATCGGTGTCGTGGCCCAGCGGTTGGTCCGTCTGGTCTGCCCTTCATGCCGGGAGCCTGTGCATCACCCGGCCAGCGTTCTCTCGGCCTTTGTCTCCGATCCCCCGAAGGAAGGGATCACCGGGTGGGCGGGCAGGGGATGTTCCAGATGCAGGGGCACGGGGTATTTCGGACGCATTGGGATCTACGAGGTCTTCCCTGTCTCGGATGTGGTGAAAGGACTAATCCATGATGGGGCACCGGAGACGGCCCTCAGGCGGCAGGCCTTTTCCGAGGGCGTGACCCCGCTCGCCGCAGACGGTTTTCGCAAGCTGAAAGAGGGCATGACGACGCTCGAGGAGCTCATCCGGGTGGTAGGAGGGGGGGTAACATATTGA
- the rpsI gene encoding 30S ribosomal protein S9 produces the protein MVQERYYATGRRKTAVARVWISPGTGAIKVNGRPLEGYFDGDTARMVIERPFVITETIGKYDTLVTVRGGGKSAQAEAIRHGISRALLAVNENYRVPLKKAGFLTRDPRVKERKKYGLAGARKRFQYSKR, from the coding sequence ATGGTTCAGGAACGATACTATGCTACAGGAAGGCGTAAGACTGCGGTTGCCCGTGTCTGGATATCTCCGGGAACGGGTGCCATCAAGGTCAACGGCCGACCTCTTGAAGGGTATTTCGATGGAGATACGGCCCGCATGGTGATAGAGCGGCCTTTTGTCATCACGGAGACCATCGGCAAGTATGACACCCTCGTCACCGTCCGTGGAGGAGGAAAGTCCGCGCAGGCTGAGGCTATACGACACGGTATTTCACGTGCGCTCCTTGCTGTCAACGAAAATTACCGCGTCCCTCTCAAGAAGGCAGGCTTTCTCACGAGGGATCCCCGTGTCAAGGAGCGAAAGAAATACGGACTCGCAGGCGCAAGAAAACGGTTCCAGTATTCCAAGCGGTAA
- a CDS encoding Lrp/AsnC ligand binding domain-containing protein, producing the protein MIGFDTSVFPRLDPRHPDAFYEKIREIRQCFETAGDLDAVKEAARRLSEEFNRIDPFIQSYTTLVCPSCGTVCCAQIHGLPEFADVIGFHALGLSIPAYDLTRDLNGPCQFMGTWGCVLPRIQRPYRCTWYFCDPLLVQIEIGPTSHYRHFIEMVQALAQARGELMRTFFPIWDRYAKGP; encoded by the coding sequence ATGATCGGTTTTGATACATCTGTCTTCCCTCGCCTTGACCCCCGTCACCCCGATGCCTTTTATGAAAAGATCCGGGAGATCAGGCAGTGTTTCGAGACAGCCGGGGACCTTGATGCGGTGAAGGAGGCCGCGCGGCGTTTGTCTGAAGAATTCAACCGTATCGACCCCTTCATCCAGTCGTATACAACACTCGTCTGCCCCTCCTGCGGGACCGTCTGCTGCGCACAGATCCATGGACTTCCCGAATTCGCGGATGTGATCGGATTCCATGCATTAGGGCTCTCCATCCCTGCGTACGACCTCACCAGGGACCTCAACGGGCCATGCCAGTTCATGGGCACTTGGGGCTGCGTCCTTCCCCGCATCCAGAGACCATACCGTTGCACATGGTATTTCTGCGACCCCCTTCTCGTACAGATCGAGATCGGCCCCACCTCCCACTACCGGCATTTCATCGAGATGGTCCAGGCCCTCGCCCAGGCCCGCGGGGAACTCATGCGGACGTTTTTCCCGATCTGGGACAGATACGCCAAGGGTCCATGA
- a CDS encoding CDP-alcohol phosphatidyltransferase family protein — MMITANHLTVLRVIILPLPYFLLYGGTWSRIAAICVFAALGLTDYLDGLIARRYGPTELGKLLDPIADKIFLAATLVPLVDLGVLPLWIVWTVFLREFLVTELRACLMDIHMDLPVTELAKIKTTIQMTVAGLVLLTDTFPDKFVTAAFLAGAFLATAFLAIGLYWRDGHLSQRIGIALALLAFGLVLLAALDTRTVILSYGFIMLAVTLASGGRYLIAGLPSCLAKKARAAPGIVLSLSVFLAALALAGSGRSLSGYVILILSVGFTAQGIDMWAFQTGKRDISAWWRYLAAPAALCAFAVLPALAGKGKGAALFLLITLSLAFSYLVVDIWMHRTLFGGLFAKNPSHDHPRGD; from the coding sequence ATGATGATCACAGCAAACCACCTGACTGTCCTGCGGGTCATCATCCTCCCGCTTCCGTATTTTCTCCTCTACGGAGGGACGTGGTCCCGAATTGCCGCCATCTGCGTCTTTGCGGCCCTTGGTCTCACAGACTACCTCGACGGCCTCATCGCACGTAGATACGGCCCTACCGAACTGGGCAAGCTCCTGGACCCCATAGCGGACAAGATCTTTCTCGCCGCAACCCTCGTCCCCCTCGTGGATCTGGGGGTCCTTCCACTCTGGATCGTATGGACCGTTTTTCTGCGGGAATTCCTCGTGACCGAACTTAGGGCGTGTCTCATGGACATCCACATGGATCTGCCGGTCACTGAACTCGCCAAGATCAAGACCACCATCCAGATGACCGTGGCCGGCCTCGTCCTTCTGACCGACACCTTCCCGGACAAATTCGTAACGGCTGCATTCCTGGCCGGGGCCTTTCTCGCAACCGCCTTCCTCGCCATCGGCCTCTACTGGCGGGATGGGCACCTTTCTCAGAGGATCGGCATCGCCCTAGCACTCCTTGCCTTTGGACTCGTTCTGCTGGCCGCACTTGATACCCGCACGGTCATCCTCTCTTATGGATTCATCATGCTCGCCGTCACCCTTGCATCAGGAGGACGGTATCTCATAGCGGGCCTTCCATCGTGCCTTGCGAAAAAGGCCCGCGCCGCACCCGGAATCGTCCTCTCCCTCTCGGTCTTCCTCGCGGCCCTTGCCCTTGCAGGATCGGGAAGATCGCTTTCCGGATACGTAATCCTCATCCTGTCTGTCGGGTTCACTGCCCAGGGAATAGACATGTGGGCCTTCCAGACGGGGAAAAGGGACATCTCCGCGTGGTGGAGATACCTTGCCGCTCCAGCGGCCCTCTGTGCATTTGCTGTGCTCCCTGCCTTGGCGGGGAAGGGAAAAGGGGCGGCCCTTTTCCTTCTCATCACGCTTTCTCTTGCTTTTTCATACCTGGTTGTTGATATTTGGATGCACCGAACCCTGTTTGGAGGTCTTTTTGCAAAAAACCCGTCCCATGACCATCCGCGAGGAGATTGA
- a CDS encoding 16S rRNA (uracil(1498)-N(3))-methyltransferase yields MALPRFLVEPGRLRQAGESIVLNGSEAHHLSRVLRLGPGEEIDLLDGEGVIARARVETSGRETVIVTVLNRRILPDDRLPVDLYCSLLKGERMEWLVQKAVELGTRSIHPVLAEHSVPRLESSRLKTRVLRLNEVSRQALKQCRGGHATSIHPILPLDAALREAKGTPVRFVLDERGCAAPLASEWQNAEHGQPIAILVGPEGGLSQSERSLAHEQGFRPVTMGKRILRAETAAIAALAYLRLSMDAAGH; encoded by the coding sequence ATGGCCCTGCCCCGTTTCCTCGTGGAACCTGGGCGCCTCAGGCAGGCGGGGGAGAGCATCGTCCTCAATGGCAGCGAGGCCCATCACCTCTCCCGGGTCCTCAGGCTCGGCCCTGGAGAGGAGATTGACCTCCTGGACGGCGAGGGAGTGATCGCCCGCGCCCGTGTGGAGACCTCTGGCAGGGAAACCGTCATCGTCACGGTGCTCAACAGAAGGATCCTGCCGGACGACCGCTTGCCAGTGGACCTCTACTGTTCCCTTCTCAAGGGAGAACGCATGGAATGGCTCGTCCAGAAGGCCGTGGAGCTGGGAACGAGATCCATCCACCCGGTCCTGGCCGAGCACTCGGTCCCGCGCCTTGAATCATCGCGGCTCAAAACGCGCGTTCTTCGTCTGAATGAGGTCTCGCGCCAGGCGCTCAAACAGTGCCGGGGGGGCCATGCGACCTCCATCCACCCGATCCTTCCCCTTGATGCCGCCCTCAGGGAGGCAAAAGGGACGCCTGTCCGGTTCGTACTCGATGAAAGGGGGTGTGCGGCGCCCCTCGCCTCTGAGTGGCAAAATGCCGAACATGGGCAGCCGATAGCGATCCTCGTTGGACCAGAAGGGGGCCTTTCACAGTCGGAGAGGTCCTTGGCGCACGAGCAAGGTTTTCGGCCTGTCACCATGGGAAAGCGCATCCTCCGCGCAGAAACGGCCGCCATCGCGGCCCTCGCATATCTCCGCCTCTCCATGGACGCAGCTGGACACTGA
- the prmA gene encoding 50S ribosomal protein L11 methyltransferase, whose protein sequence is MDGARTANPPPWTGGYLPHGTNTPNVGSQIQENSHQAQGPSFEVSLNPIDHPHINMKPDRNPTHTWIELSVTVPEELSDLLVEEAVSITGRGVICQDLACPTGAETRVTMYLDPARERECVEEITAFLQGLHAEGRFHHPFPVEKDIIPQENWAEAWKASFKPIRIGDRFVVRPSWETYSPRPSDLVIEIDPGQAFGTGTHATTSLVLEELERLVNQRAVFSVLDIGTGTGILAIGAALLGIPRVTGLDIDPVAVAAAQENAARNRVDKTVTITGLPLEEINGTFDVVLANLDRETLLCLAGKIRSLIAPGGTLIVSGILDTQVEAVRNAFGLSVRKIRTRLDESCAWAAVIFEAR, encoded by the coding sequence ATGGACGGGGCTCGAACGGCAAATCCGCCCCCATGGACAGGAGGCTATTTGCCGCACGGAACAAATACCCCGAACGTCGGCTCACAGATTCAGGAAAACAGCCATCAGGCGCAAGGACCATCCTTCGAGGTCTCTCTTAATCCTATCGACCATCCACACATAAACATGAAACCCGACCGAAATCCCACCCATACATGGATCGAGCTCTCTGTCACCGTCCCAGAGGAACTCTCCGACCTGCTCGTGGAAGAGGCCGTCTCGATCACGGGCCGAGGTGTGATCTGCCAGGACCTGGCCTGCCCTACTGGGGCAGAAACCCGAGTCACCATGTATCTTGATCCAGCCCGGGAACGCGAATGCGTGGAAGAGATCACGGCCTTCCTCCAGGGGCTCCATGCCGAAGGCCGGTTCCATCACCCCTTCCCGGTCGAGAAAGACATTATCCCACAAGAAAACTGGGCTGAAGCCTGGAAGGCATCCTTCAAACCGATCCGCATCGGAGACCGTTTCGTCGTCCGCCCGAGCTGGGAGACATATTCTCCCCGTCCGTCCGATCTTGTGATCGAAATCGATCCCGGCCAGGCCTTCGGGACCGGGACCCATGCCACCACATCCCTGGTCCTGGAGGAATTGGAAAGACTCGTAAACCAAAGGGCCGTCTTCTCCGTCCTTGATATCGGCACTGGGACCGGGATCCTTGCCATCGGTGCTGCACTTCTCGGAATCCCGCGGGTGACCGGCCTTGACATCGACCCAGTGGCCGTGGCCGCAGCCCAGGAAAACGCGGCACGTAACAGGGTGGACAAAACGGTCACTATAACCGGCCTTCCCCTGGAAGAGATAAACGGGACCTTCGACGTGGTACTTGCCAACCTGGACCGAGAGACACTCCTTTGCCTGGCCGGCAAGATCCGATCGTTGATTGCCCCAGGCGGGACTCTCATCGTCTCAGGGATCCTCGACACACAGGTGGAAGCGGTCCGGAACGCCTTTGGCCTTTCGGTCCGTAAGATCCGCACCCGCCTGGATGAGTCTTGCGCCTGGGCCGCTGTCATCTTTGAGGCCAGATAG
- a CDS encoding sigma-70 family RNA polymerase sigma factor produces the protein MSKNPILTKEQEREIFQHLEENERNTLLFAFMLHPAVDRILVTVGTGRELPPECRDEDPEEEADEKDTAAPSGKAEFDTRLGLMKDIQAERSRLLEDMLRRDDTSTAEDDILRIAHAMVKATIRERVPACLFTLACTAFLACWDELSNYSVRDRRAATGLSQASLEDLHAAFTDALSQVRHTKEKIIRANLRLVVNIAKRHTQRGLALSDLIQEGNIGLMKAVEKFEYSRGYKFSTYATWWIRQAITRAIADQARTIRIPVHMVETLNKIIKVSRDLILEKGRDPHPEELSERTGIPADKIQNVLKIAKDTISLEASVSEDDYSLIDLIEDDSQPQPDELAMNQNLAEQTRRILSSLSPREEKILRLRFGIGEHTDHTLEEVGRNFLVTRERIRQIEAKAIKKLRQAHSAKGLERLIDSPKKP, from the coding sequence ATGTCCAAGAATCCCATCCTGACAAAGGAACAGGAAAGGGAGATCTTCCAGCACCTTGAAGAGAACGAAAGAAACACCCTTCTCTTCGCCTTCATGCTCCATCCGGCAGTAGACCGTATCCTCGTGACCGTTGGAACGGGGCGGGAACTTCCTCCCGAATGCCGGGACGAAGACCCTGAGGAGGAGGCAGACGAAAAGGACACGGCCGCACCTTCCGGGAAAGCGGAATTCGACACCCGCCTCGGCCTGATGAAGGACATACAGGCGGAAAGGAGCCGCCTCCTCGAGGATATGCTCAGGCGTGACGATACATCGACGGCGGAGGACGACATCTTGCGGATCGCGCATGCCATGGTGAAGGCAACGATCCGGGAGAGGGTCCCGGCCTGCCTCTTCACCCTCGCCTGTACGGCCTTTCTCGCCTGCTGGGATGAGCTTTCGAATTATTCCGTACGTGATCGCAGGGCCGCGACCGGGCTCAGCCAGGCCTCGCTCGAGGATCTCCATGCCGCCTTCACCGATGCCCTCTCCCAGGTGCGTCACACGAAGGAAAAGATCATCCGAGCCAATCTCCGCCTCGTTGTCAACATCGCAAAAAGGCATACTCAACGCGGACTCGCCTTATCTGACCTCATCCAGGAAGGAAACATCGGTCTCATGAAGGCCGTGGAAAAATTCGAATACTCGAGAGGCTACAAATTCAGTACCTATGCCACATGGTGGATCCGCCAGGCCATCACCCGGGCCATCGCTGACCAGGCCCGAACCATCAGGATACCAGTGCACATGGTCGAGACCCTCAACAAGATCATAAAGGTCTCCCGTGACCTGATCCTGGAAAAGGGGCGGGATCCCCATCCGGAGGAGCTCTCCGAACGCACCGGAATCCCGGCGGACAAGATCCAGAACGTCCTCAAGATTGCGAAGGACACCATATCCCTCGAGGCAAGCGTCTCGGAAGACGACTATTCCCTTATCGACCTTATAGAAGACGATTCACAGCCCCAGCCCGACGAACTGGCCATGAACCAAAATCTCGCCGAGCAGACCCGGAGGATCCTTTCAAGTCTCTCCCCCCGTGAAGAAAAGATCCTGAGGCTGCGCTTCGGCATCGGTGAACATACAGACCACACCCTGGAAGAAGTAGGGCGCAACTTTCTTGTCACACGGGAACGAATCCGCCAGATCGAGGCCAAGGCCATCAAAAAACTCCGTCAGGCCCACAGCGCCAAGGGTCTTGAGAGACTCATCGATTCTCCCAAAAAACCATGA
- the dnaG gene encoding DNA primase: protein MGKGYIPEDTIRAILDAVNIRHIVEGYTPLKKQGRNWVGLCPFHQEKTPSFSINEDRQFFHCFGCGESGDAITFLMKIAGLDFVDAVTRLAGIAGIPIPETPISPWEKTLKDEQEELLRTLDVAHRFFRQNLLAPEGSQARAYLRKRGISNETVERFGIGWALDEWDGLIRHLEAQGIPIDCAEKAGLVIRKEGGQGKRAYYDRFRSRVIFPIQDRHGKIIAFGGRVLGEGMPKYLNSPETSLYHKGRTLYGISQAAGPIRQTGHGYVVEGYLDLIALAQAGVTEVVATLGTALTENHAKILRGLSKNWTLVFDGDEAGISAALRTLPILYAAELRVSVVTLPPGDDPDSLVQREGRDGWERIASSAHAGIDFAIDRGLARHGSTPDGRLAILEEILPILGSIQDPARCALLVGHVAQRLGIREEALWTRVTPRTSSSRTETVKAATSPSRIGLSRARSADEKLVAFVLSQPHTMAHFVDHGPGLWLDNGPLRDLWCAMEHVFKSEGCLEIGVLRRHIEALTEVAELAERLAREEHAEDATEETIRALRNYCENQRRRALRRALIEDLKKTGSDGDESRILRHLSQLL, encoded by the coding sequence ATGGGCAAAGGATATATTCCAGAAGACACGATCCGGGCAATCCTCGATGCCGTCAACATCCGCCACATCGTAGAGGGATACACCCCGCTCAAGAAACAAGGGCGAAACTGGGTCGGGCTTTGCCCATTTCACCAGGAAAAAACCCCTTCCTTCTCCATCAACGAGGACAGGCAGTTTTTTCACTGCTTTGGGTGCGGAGAGAGCGGAGACGCCATCACATTCCTCATGAAGATCGCGGGCCTTGACTTTGTCGATGCCGTCACCCGGCTTGCTGGGATCGCCGGAATCCCCATCCCCGAGACCCCCATCTCGCCCTGGGAGAAGACCCTCAAAGACGAACAGGAGGAACTTCTCCGGACCCTTGACGTGGCTCACCGTTTCTTCCGACAAAACCTCCTTGCCCCTGAAGGCTCACAGGCCCGTGCCTATCTCAGGAAAAGGGGCATAAGTAACGAGACGGTGGAACGCTTCGGGATCGGATGGGCGCTGGATGAGTGGGATGGACTCATTCGACACCTTGAGGCCCAGGGGATCCCCATCGATTGCGCCGAAAAGGCAGGACTCGTCATCCGTAAAGAAGGGGGACAAGGCAAACGGGCCTACTATGACAGGTTCCGATCCCGTGTCATCTTCCCCATCCAGGACCGACACGGAAAGATCATCGCCTTCGGCGGAAGGGTCCTCGGAGAGGGGATGCCCAAATACCTCAATTCTCCTGAAACATCCCTCTATCACAAGGGCAGGACCCTTTACGGCATCTCCCAGGCCGCAGGCCCCATTCGCCAGACCGGGCACGGATACGTGGTGGAAGGCTATCTGGATCTCATCGCCCTGGCCCAAGCAGGCGTGACAGAGGTGGTGGCGACCCTCGGCACCGCCCTCACCGAGAACCATGCGAAGATCCTGCGAGGGCTTTCGAAAAACTGGACGCTCGTCTTCGATGGCGACGAGGCCGGGATCTCTGCGGCCCTGAGGACCCTGCCCATCCTCTATGCGGCGGAACTCCGGGTCTCTGTGGTCACTCTCCCCCCTGGAGACGATCCGGACAGTCTTGTCCAGCGGGAGGGAAGAGACGGATGGGAAAGGATCGCGAGCTCTGCCCATGCAGGGATCGATTTTGCCATCGACCGCGGCCTCGCACGACATGGATCCACGCCCGACGGAAGGCTCGCGATCCTTGAGGAGATCCTGCCCATCCTTGGCTCGATCCAGGACCCTGCAAGATGCGCCCTCCTCGTCGGCCATGTAGCCCAGAGACTTGGGATCCGCGAGGAGGCCCTGTGGACACGGGTGACACCCAGGACATCCTCCTCCAGGACGGAAACGGTCAAGGCCGCTACATCTCCGTCTCGCATCGGCCTTTCCCGGGCCAGAAGCGCAGACGAAAAACTCGTCGCCTTCGTGCTGAGCCAGCCCCATACCATGGCCCATTTCGTGGACCACGGCCCGGGCCTGTGGCTCGACAACGGTCCACTCCGGGATCTCTGGTGCGCGATGGAACATGTCTTCAAATCCGAAGGGTGCCTGGAAATCGGCGTACTTCGCAGGCACATAGAGGCCCTTACTGAAGTCGCTGAACTTGCCGAACGCCTCGCAAGAGAGGAACACGCCGAGGATGCGACAGAGGAGACCATCCGAGCACTGAGAAATTACTGTGAAAACCAGCGCAGGCGCGCCCTTAGAAGGGCCCTCATAGAGGACCTGAAAAAGACGGGATCGGATGGCGACGAGTCCCGTATCCTCAGACATCTTTCCCAGCTCTTATGA